Proteins encoded together in one Lysobacterales bacterium window:
- a CDS encoding right-handed parallel beta-helix repeat-containing protein: MRSQGWRGIGAGRAMIAVLLLAVLPRVTAQIVPVADTTALRDAINNAAPGQEIVLAPGVYMVIGNLLCDVAGTAGAPIVLRAATPHTATIRFDALEGFKVSEPYWRFEGLDIEGVCAADSDCEHAFHLFGAADRTTIRDNRVRDFNAQIKSNGASVGAAFVFPDDVLIEHNQFYDTRPRNTGNPVTKIDVVGGRRWIVRANLIRDFEKNGGNFISYAAFLKGNSRDGLFERNLVICEQAFSGGIRLGLSFGGGGTSPGSICEDGVCTPEHQNGIMRNNLIVNCPADVGIYLNAATNARIQHNTLYNTAGIDVRFATSSADLRNNLLSGQIRNRDGGISTSAGDLSQVPLATLAAWFQAPAIADFRLLNGAAIIDVGSAAPLVSDDYCANARDDGAPDIGAVEYDGDGVCDTRLAGGISVLFADGFD, from the coding sequence ATGCGTTCGCAAGGGTGGCGCGGCATCGGTGCAGGCCGCGCCATGATCGCGGTGCTGTTGCTGGCGGTGCTGCCGCGGGTCACTGCCCAGATCGTTCCGGTGGCGGATACGACGGCGCTGCGTGACGCGATCAACAATGCCGCGCCCGGGCAGGAGATCGTGCTCGCACCCGGCGTGTACATGGTGATCGGAAACCTGCTCTGCGATGTTGCAGGAACCGCTGGCGCACCGATCGTCTTGCGCGCGGCGACGCCACACACGGCGACGATCCGCTTCGATGCACTCGAAGGCTTCAAGGTCAGCGAACCCTACTGGCGTTTCGAGGGACTCGATATCGAAGGGGTTTGCGCCGCCGACAGCGACTGCGAGCACGCTTTCCACCTGTTCGGTGCCGCCGACCGCACGACCATCCGTGACAACCGGGTGCGCGACTTCAACGCGCAGATCAAGAGCAATGGCGCGAGCGTCGGTGCCGCCTTCGTGTTTCCGGACGACGTGCTGATCGAGCACAACCAGTTCTACGACACGCGCCCACGCAACACCGGCAATCCAGTCACCAAGATCGACGTGGTCGGTGGCCGGCGCTGGATCGTGCGCGCGAACCTGATCCGCGACTTCGAGAAAAACGGCGGCAATTTCATCAGCTATGCAGCGTTCCTGAAGGGCAATTCGCGCGACGGGCTGTTCGAGCGCAACCTGGTGATCTGCGAACAGGCGTTCAGCGGTGGCATCCGTCTCGGATTGTCCTTCGGCGGCGGCGGTACCAGCCCGGGCTCGATCTGCGAGGACGGCGTCTGCACACCCGAACACCAGAACGGGATCATGCGCAACAATCTCATCGTCAACTGCCCGGCCGATGTTGGCATCTACCTCAACGCCGCCACGAACGCGCGCATCCAGCACAACACCCTGTACAACACCGCCGGGATCGACGTGCGTTTCGCGACATCGAGCGCCGACTTGCGCAACAACCTGCTCAGCGGGCAGATCCGCAATCGCGACGGCGGCATCAGCACCAGTGCCGGCGACCTCAGTCAGGTGCCGCTGGCGACCCTTGCCGCTTGGTTCCAGGCCCCGGCGATCGCTGACTTCCGTCTGCTGAATGGGGCCGCGATCATCGATGTCGGCAGCGCTGCGCCGCTGGTCAGCGATGACTATTGTGCCAACGCGCGCGACGACGGAGCGCCCGACATCGGCGCCGTCGAATACGACGGTGACGGCGTCTGCGACACGCGATTGGCCGGCGGCATCAGCGTGCTGTTCGCAGATGGTTTCGACTAG
- the tdh gene encoding L-threonine 3-dehydrogenase — MKALVKKEAAKGIWMEQVPVPAVGPNEVLIKLEKTAICGTDLHIYKWDEWSQRTIKPGLVIGHEFVGRIVEVGPGVTGYRVGDRVSAEGHIVCGHCRNCRAGRQHLCPNTIGIGVNRNGAFAEYIAMPASNLWPIPDQIPSELAAFFDPYGNAAHCALEFDVIGEDVLITGAGPIGIIAAGICKHVGARNVVVTDVNDYRLKLAADMGATRVVNVSKQSLKEVVKDLHMEGFDVGLEMSGNTHAFNDMLDCMYHGGKIALLGILPKGAGIDWDKVIFKGLTLHGMYGRKMYETWYKMTQMVLTGFPLQKALTHQIHIDDFQRGFDLMESGNCGKVVCSWN, encoded by the coding sequence ATGAAGGCCCTGGTCAAGAAGGAAGCGGCGAAGGGGATCTGGATGGAGCAGGTGCCGGTGCCTGCTGTGGGACCGAACGAGGTGCTGATCAAGTTGGAGAAGACCGCGATCTGCGGCACCGACCTGCACATCTACAAGTGGGACGAGTGGAGCCAGCGCACGATCAAGCCTGGGCTCGTGATCGGGCACGAGTTCGTCGGGCGCATCGTGGAGGTGGGTCCCGGCGTGACCGGCTACCGTGTCGGCGACCGCGTCTCGGCCGAAGGCCACATCGTCTGCGGCCACTGCCGCAACTGCCGCGCCGGGCGCCAGCACCTGTGCCCGAACACCATCGGCATCGGCGTCAACCGCAACGGCGCGTTCGCCGAGTACATCGCCATGCCGGCTTCGAACCTGTGGCCGATTCCGGACCAGATCCCGAGTGAACTGGCGGCGTTCTTCGATCCCTACGGCAATGCGGCGCACTGCGCGCTCGAGTTCGACGTGATCGGCGAGGACGTGCTGATCACCGGCGCCGGCCCGATCGGCATCATCGCCGCCGGCATCTGCAAGCACGTCGGCGCGCGCAATGTCGTGGTCACCGACGTGAACGACTATCGCCTGAAGCTCGCCGCTGACATGGGCGCGACGCGGGTCGTCAACGTGTCGAAACAATCGCTCAAGGAAGTCGTCAAGGACCTGCACATGGAAGGCTTTGACGTCGGCCTCGAGATGAGCGGCAACACCCACGCCTTCAACGACATGCTCGACTGCATGTACCACGGCGGCAAGATCGCCCTGCTCGGCATCCTGCCCAAGGGCGCCGGCATCGACTGGGACAAGGTCATCTTCAAGGGCCTGACCCTGCATGGCATGTACGGACGCAAGATGTACGAGACCTGGTACAAAATGACGCAGATGGTGCTGACCGGCTTCCCGCTGCAGAAGGCGCTTACCCACCAGATCCACATCGACGACTTCCAGCGCGGCTTCGACCTGATGGAATCCGGCAACTGCGGCAAGGTGGTTTGCAGCTGGAACTGA
- a CDS encoding arginyltransferase → MSAREITIKLLRTNEHQCGYYRDRLARDLVLDPDSPELRHVFPGALGSGFRRSGPRVYRPDCIGCHECVSSRIVVAGFTPNRSQSRCLKRNQGLRTTLEPPFCSDERLALYQRYLGSRHAGGGMDGAQAADFEQFLQARWCDTRMLCVRDGERLLACAVTDVTSVGLSAVYTFFEPAEQTRSLGVYCILQQIELARRMQLPHLYLGYWIDGHPKMGYKRNYNRFEILRAGAWLPLDVAAT, encoded by the coding sequence ATGAGCGCCCGCGAAATCACCATCAAGCTCCTGCGCACCAACGAACACCAGTGCGGCTATTACCGCGACCGGCTGGCGCGCGATCTGGTGCTCGATCCGGACTCGCCGGAATTGCGCCACGTGTTCCCGGGCGCGCTCGGTTCCGGCTTCCGCCGCTCCGGTCCCCGCGTGTACCGACCCGATTGCATCGGCTGCCACGAGTGCGTGTCGAGCCGCATCGTGGTCGCCGGCTTCACGCCGAACCGCAGCCAGAGCCGTTGTCTGAAGCGCAACCAGGGCCTGCGCACGACGCTGGAACCGCCGTTCTGCAGCGACGAGCGCCTGGCGCTGTACCAGCGCTACCTCGGCTCGCGTCATGCCGGCGGCGGCATGGACGGCGCGCAGGCTGCCGACTTCGAGCAGTTCCTGCAGGCGCGCTGGTGCGACACGCGCATGCTGTGCGTGCGCGATGGCGAGCGCCTGCTGGCCTGCGCCGTCACCGATGTCACCAGCGTCGGATTGAGTGCGGTCTACACCTTTTTCGAGCCCGCGGAACAGACGCGCAGCCTTGGCGTCTACTGCATCCTGCAGCAGATCGAACTGGCACGGCGCATGCAGTTGCCGCACCTCTACCTCGGCTACTGGATCGATGGTCACCCGAAGATGGGCTACAAGCGCAACTACAATCGGTTCGAAATCCTGCGCGCAGGGGCGTGGCTGCCGCTCGACGTGGCGGCTACGTAA
- a CDS encoding Ig-like domain repeat protein, producing MRRSTTILLGAAALLALTLFPSRTASAQTLIGSIGAAGELMAVNPRTNTLYVSNSGGGSVVRVDGYSHAVTNMVMPPSTFPAGIAVNPISNRVYVQSSGSLVQVLDGDTHAIVTSIAGSGAIAFNLASGRVYVPGGSGLRVLDADDDSEIALIGGVGGGIIAVDPLANQIFLGNAASASVHVIDGSSHAVQTLASVFDPIAIAVNPQTRRFYVVQYGGNVAEFDAVTLARTDIAVAERPSDLVIDAALNKIYVAHSPTSTDPAAITVIDGATRVATPIAVGARPGLLAFDAGTRRLFVVNRLAGSTSVIDADTQTVVAGIATCSGSQANYIALNPVTHRVYVKCQNTGVIAVIDGATLDVATHAAAIPGSSKVFDSVQRRIVSANYTDTLRLIDAETGAVTTVVPVPAAAIAQLAFDAAGNRIVALLSDGRVALIDGDDLEVRISAVIATAMQSVLVDAARDRVLLADTNGDQLRILACATLAVSSIAIADQPYYLALDEATGTVYVGHTDAAKTLTRIDGTTLTPTTVTLSARTTRLVFDRATQRLFASMLNVPKLAVLDASTLATSEVNLVANAGGMALNPQRGQLLIGHQGFETRLSLLNTATLATPSTLDIGTAASWVLVDSVNDRSFALGMDGGGQAKAVVLRGPANAMVSRNLASGAQAPLLDPLRGRAFFSDGSNLLRLNSEPAAAHPLTTTITSSNGHRTESASASLNFSASSSVTPNAPQPLALFYRVDHGALGRATASGPGSFDATVPLTLGLHDVQAFALDALGAVTQGSMGSSLSITVHNAEAGRMAAFPIARVLPTSVATTTSIGTITPAVSVVGQGYDVPVTVSGSGTPTGNVQVEDGAGAQCQVTLLAGSGSCTLASADVGPHTITAQYAGEGLFQPSSGSASHDVQAAASTTTIQSDAPDPSVANQSVSVQVMVVAAAPGAGTPGGVVAISTVPAGATCNATLAGGSGSCTLALPANGDYAIGAEYAGDVRFLASSASAVPHRVEDGADLSLSVSDGQTQMVAGTSTQYAVSVGSAGPTAVANARVQSLLDPALAAGAWSCTSSGAASCIAGQPSGTTANGSGALDQWVDIASGGQLDFLFTATLAASHVGSVSAGFAVGSDRADANPANNLASDSNSTRRVADLSVVKTNQCSFVPAGGFALYRISVSNAGPSDAPGTRIQDAPSGVLSADSWFCSPFAGAACASNGSGDLDLLADLPAGSHVEIGFLVAVGDGPPTVVTNTATIAAGIDVEDSTPSNNSASDTDRVALFANGFDLDCEPL from the coding sequence ATGCGTCGCTCGACCACGATCCTGCTCGGCGCTGCGGCGTTGCTCGCGCTGACACTTTTCCCCAGCCGTACTGCCTCGGCGCAGACGCTGATCGGCAGCATCGGGGCCGCCGGGGAGCTGATGGCGGTGAACCCGCGTACCAACACGCTGTACGTGAGCAACAGCGGTGGCGGCTCGGTGGTCCGGGTGGATGGCTACAGCCACGCCGTCACCAACATGGTGATGCCGCCTTCGACGTTTCCGGCCGGCATCGCGGTCAACCCGATCAGCAATCGCGTGTACGTGCAGAGCAGCGGCAGCCTGGTGCAGGTGCTCGACGGCGACACCCACGCCATCGTCACCAGCATCGCCGGATCCGGCGCGATCGCCTTCAACCTCGCGAGCGGCCGTGTCTATGTTCCGGGCGGCTCGGGGCTGCGCGTGCTCGATGCTGACGACGACAGCGAAATCGCGCTGATCGGCGGGGTCGGCGGCGGCATCATCGCGGTCGATCCGCTCGCCAATCAGATCTTCCTCGGCAACGCCGCCTCGGCCTCCGTGCACGTGATCGACGGCAGCAGCCATGCGGTGCAGACGCTCGCTTCGGTGTTTGATCCGATCGCGATCGCGGTCAACCCCCAGACCCGGCGCTTCTACGTCGTCCAGTACGGCGGCAACGTCGCCGAGTTCGACGCGGTGACGCTGGCGCGTACCGACATCGCGGTGGCCGAGCGACCGAGCGACCTAGTGATCGACGCGGCGCTGAACAAGATCTACGTCGCGCACTCTCCGACTTCGACCGATCCGGCGGCGATCACCGTCATCGACGGCGCCACGCGCGTGGCGACGCCGATCGCGGTCGGTGCGCGCCCCGGGTTGCTCGCCTTCGATGCGGGCACCCGCCGCCTGTTCGTGGTCAACCGGCTCGCCGGATCGACCAGCGTGATCGATGCCGACACGCAGACCGTGGTCGCGGGGATCGCCACCTGCAGCGGCAGCCAGGCCAATTACATCGCGTTGAACCCGGTCACGCACCGGGTCTACGTGAAGTGCCAGAACACCGGCGTCATTGCGGTCATCGACGGCGCCACGCTCGACGTGGCGACCCACGCCGCCGCGATCCCCGGTTCCTCGAAGGTGTTCGACAGTGTGCAGCGGCGCATCGTGTCCGCCAACTACACGGATACCCTACGCCTCATCGACGCCGAGACCGGCGCCGTCACCACGGTGGTGCCGGTGCCCGCTGCTGCGATCGCGCAGCTGGCGTTTGATGCGGCCGGCAATCGCATCGTGGCGCTGCTCAGCGATGGGCGCGTGGCGCTGATCGACGGAGACGATCTGGAGGTGCGCATCTCGGCGGTGATCGCCACCGCTATGCAGTCGGTGCTGGTCGATGCCGCCCGTGATCGCGTTCTGCTGGCCGATACCAACGGCGACCAGTTGCGCATCCTGGCCTGCGCCACGCTGGCGGTCAGTTCGATCGCCATCGCCGACCAGCCCTACTACCTGGCGCTGGACGAGGCGACCGGCACGGTGTACGTCGGCCACACCGATGCCGCGAAGACACTGACCCGCATCGACGGTACGACGCTGACGCCGACCACGGTTACGCTCAGCGCGCGCACGACGCGCCTGGTCTTCGATCGCGCAACGCAGCGGCTGTTCGCGTCCATGCTCAATGTGCCGAAGCTGGCAGTGCTCGACGCCAGCACGCTCGCAACGAGCGAGGTGAACCTGGTGGCGAATGCCGGCGGCATGGCGCTGAATCCGCAGCGCGGCCAGTTGCTGATCGGCCACCAGGGTTTCGAGACGCGCCTGAGCTTGCTCAACACGGCGACGCTTGCGACACCGAGCACGCTCGACATCGGAACGGCTGCGTCCTGGGTCCTGGTGGATTCGGTGAACGACCGCAGCTTCGCCCTTGGCATGGATGGGGGCGGGCAGGCCAAGGCGGTGGTGCTGCGCGGACCGGCGAACGCGATGGTCTCGCGCAACCTCGCCAGTGGCGCGCAGGCGCCGCTGCTCGATCCGCTGCGCGGGCGCGCGTTCTTTTCAGATGGCAGCAACCTGCTGCGCCTGAACAGCGAACCGGCCGCGGCGCATCCTCTGACCACCACGATCACCAGCAGCAACGGCCATCGCACCGAGTCAGCGAGCGCGTCCCTGAACTTCTCCGCCAGTTCCAGCGTGACGCCGAATGCGCCGCAGCCGCTGGCATTGTTCTATCGCGTGGATCACGGTGCCCTCGGCCGAGCCACGGCGTCGGGACCAGGCAGCTTCGACGCTACAGTACCGCTGACGCTCGGGCTGCACGACGTGCAGGCGTTCGCGCTCGACGCCCTGGGTGCGGTGACGCAGGGTTCGATGGGCTCGTCCCTGTCGATCACCGTGCACAACGCCGAGGCGGGCCGCATGGCAGCGTTTCCGATCGCGCGCGTGCTGCCGACCAGCGTGGCCACCACGACCAGCATCGGCACCATCACTCCGGCGGTATCGGTGGTCGGGCAGGGCTACGACGTTCCGGTCACGGTCTCGGGCAGTGGCACGCCGACCGGCAACGTGCAGGTGGAGGATGGCGCCGGTGCGCAGTGCCAGGTGACGCTGCTCGCCGGCAGCGGCAGTTGCACGCTGGCGAGTGCGGACGTTGGCCCGCACACGATCACCGCGCAGTACGCGGGCGAGGGGCTGTTCCAGCCGAGTTCCGGCAGCGCATCGCATGACGTGCAAGCCGCCGCGAGCACGACCACGATTCAATCCGACGCGCCCGATCCCTCGGTCGCCAACCAGTCGGTCAGCGTGCAGGTGATGGTGGTTGCGGCGGCTCCCGGCGCGGGCACTCCGGGTGGGGTCGTGGCCATTTCGACCGTGCCGGCGGGCGCCACCTGCAACGCCACGCTGGCGGGTGGCAGCGGCAGTTGCACGCTGGCCCTGCCGGCCAACGGCGACTACGCCATCGGCGCTGAATACGCCGGCGACGTCCGTTTCCTGGCGTCGAGCGCCAGCGCCGTGCCGCATCGGGTCGAGGACGGCGCCGACCTGTCGCTCAGCGTCAGCGACGGACAGACCCAGATGGTGGCGGGAACCTCGACCCAGTACGCCGTCAGCGTCGGCAGCGCCGGGCCGACCGCGGTCGCCAATGCGCGCGTGCAGTCGCTGCTCGACCCGGCGCTCGCGGCGGGCGCCTGGAGCTGCACCTCGAGCGGTGCGGCGAGTTGCATCGCCGGCCAGCCCTCCGGCACGACGGCGAATGGCAGCGGCGCGCTCGATCAGTGGGTCGACATCGCCTCCGGCGGCCAGCTCGATTTCCTGTTCACGGCGACGCTTGCGGCCAGCCACGTCGGCTCGGTCAGTGCCGGATTCGCGGTCGGCAGCGACCGCGCCGACGCCAATCCCGCCAACAACCTGGCCAGCGACAGCAACAGCACGCGCCGTGTCGCCGACCTGAGCGTGGTCAAGACCAACCAGTGCTCGTTCGTGCCGGCCGGCGGCTTCGCGCTGTACCGGATCAGCGTCAGCAACGCCGGCCCGAGCGACGCCCCGGGTACGCGCATCCAGGACGCGCCGAGCGGCGTGCTCAGCGCCGACTCGTGGTTTTGCAGCCCCTTCGCAGGAGCCGCCTGCGCCAGCAACGGCAGCGGCGATCTTGACCTGCTGGCGGACCTGCCCGCGGGCAGCCACGTGGAGATCGGGTTCCTGGTCGCGGTCGGCGACGGGCCGCCAACGGTCGTCACCAACACCGCCACCATCGCCGCGGGCATCGACGTCGAGGACAGCACCCCCTCCAACAACAGCGCCAGCGACACCGATCGCGTCGCCCTGTTCGCGAACGGCTTCGATCTCGACTGCGAACCGCTCTGA
- a CDS encoding PIN domain-containing protein, whose translation MMIDTQVAVTLFKGRTTGLSRTAQRLLDSANIQYSPMVSFELELLHEIGRIRLGAADVCGYLARELNVVESQERLSEIVRHALPLRFTRDPFDRMIVAHADLLRVPLITLDTTLLAHYPRAIN comes from the coding sequence GTGATGATCGACACGCAAGTCGCCGTCACGCTGTTCAAGGGGCGGACGACGGGCCTGTCGCGGACGGCGCAACGACTGCTCGATAGCGCGAACATCCAATACTCGCCGATGGTGTCATTCGAGCTCGAACTGCTCCACGAGATCGGGCGCATCCGCCTGGGCGCAGCTGATGTCTGCGGATATCTGGCGCGTGAGCTGAACGTCGTCGAGAGTCAGGAGCGACTGTCGGAAATCGTTCGCCACGCGCTGCCGCTGCGCTTCACGCGGGATCCCTTCGACCGCATGATCGTTGCCCACGCCGACTTGCTGCGGGTTCCGCTGATCACCCTCGACACGACCCTGCTCGCGCACTATCCGCGCGCGATCAACTGA
- a CDS encoding S46 family peptidase, whose protein sequence is MRMFFRIHCLLLAAGVIQADEGMWPPSQLPAIEAKLKERGLELAAKDLSSLTEYPLNAIVGLGYCTGSFVSPQGLAVTNHHCGFGIVQYNSTPAKNLMVDGFLANDFAAELPADPNQRLYVTEAISDVTARLTKGLDGVAGLKRYTTLDKRSKQAVAECEREPGYRCDVYNFNGGRNYLMIKQLEIKDVRLVYAPSEQIGNFGGDVDNWMWPRHTGDFTFLRAYVGPDGKPAPFHKDNQPYRPKSWLKVDPKGLSVGDYAMVTGYPGRTNRSRLAEELRDAIEWSYPRNIRNMGESLATIEAATKDRPEAAIKYASTVQGISNGYKNQQGQLEGFAKTTAVADKEAEEARLLAWIEADAARQAKYGGAVAGLKAELARIRAQRETELQANPLLAMGPTLYGVARDLYKLARERRKPDTERSFGFQQRDEIKFKGRMAMIDKRFDPAVDRALFELGLGRYLKLPKAARIVEIDRALGIDRDGMSVADLDAKLDALYAGTRLGDAAARMALIEARPADFERSSDSFVQYAVALFPAFERLDTEAKVRSGNDGRYRAAYLDALIAFRQAEGRPAYPDANNSLRVTYGTVTGYSPKDGVTNTEFTTLEGVLAKVTDQDPFLHPKRATELMRAKHYGRYADPRLGTVPVNFLTDVDITGGNSGSPTLNKRGELVGLVFDGNWESVSASWVYNPALTRAIHVDIRYLLWIMDEVDQADRLIREMGLQAAP, encoded by the coding sequence ATGCGCATGTTCTTTCGTATCCACTGTCTTCTGCTCGCCGCCGGCGTTATCCAGGCCGACGAGGGCATGTGGCCGCCGTCGCAGTTGCCGGCGATCGAAGCCAAGCTCAAGGAGCGCGGTCTGGAACTCGCGGCGAAGGATCTGTCCTCGCTGACCGAGTATCCGCTGAACGCGATCGTCGGACTCGGCTACTGCACCGGGTCCTTCGTCTCGCCGCAAGGGCTCGCCGTGACCAACCACCACTGCGGATTCGGCATCGTCCAGTACAACTCGACGCCGGCGAAGAACCTGATGGTCGATGGCTTCCTCGCCAACGACTTCGCCGCGGAATTGCCGGCCGACCCGAACCAGCGCCTGTATGTGACCGAGGCGATCAGCGATGTCACGGCGCGCCTGACCAAGGGGCTCGATGGCGTCGCTGGCCTCAAGCGCTACACCACGCTCGACAAGCGCTCGAAGCAGGCGGTCGCCGAATGCGAGCGCGAGCCGGGCTACCGCTGCGACGTGTACAACTTCAACGGCGGCCGCAACTATCTGATGATCAAGCAGCTCGAGATCAAGGACGTGCGCCTGGTGTACGCGCCATCCGAGCAGATCGGCAACTTCGGCGGCGACGTCGACAACTGGATGTGGCCGCGGCACACCGGTGATTTCACCTTCCTGCGCGCCTACGTCGGTCCCGACGGCAAGCCGGCACCGTTCCACAAGGACAACCAGCCGTACCGGCCGAAGAGCTGGCTCAAGGTTGATCCGAAGGGGCTGTCGGTCGGCGACTACGCCATGGTCACCGGCTACCCCGGCCGCACCAACCGCTCGCGCCTGGCCGAGGAACTGCGCGATGCGATCGAATGGAGCTACCCGCGCAACATCCGCAACATGGGTGAGTCGCTTGCGACCATCGAGGCGGCGACCAAGGACCGGCCGGAGGCGGCGATCAAGTACGCATCGACCGTTCAGGGCATCAGCAACGGCTACAAGAACCAGCAGGGCCAGCTTGAAGGCTTCGCCAAGACCACCGCGGTGGCCGACAAGGAGGCCGAAGAAGCGCGCCTGCTCGCCTGGATCGAGGCCGATGCTGCGCGCCAGGCGAAGTACGGCGGCGCAGTGGCCGGGCTCAAGGCCGAATTGGCGCGTATCCGTGCGCAGCGCGAGACCGAACTGCAGGCCAACCCGCTGCTGGCCATGGGGCCTACCCTGTATGGTGTCGCGCGCGACCTGTACAAGCTCGCCCGAGAGCGGCGCAAACCCGACACCGAGCGCAGCTTCGGCTTCCAGCAGCGCGACGAGATCAAGTTCAAGGGGCGCATGGCGATGATCGACAAGCGCTTCGACCCGGCGGTCGATCGCGCCTTGTTCGAACTTGGCCTCGGCCGCTACCTGAAGTTGCCGAAGGCAGCGCGTATCGTCGAGATCGACCGCGCGCTCGGCATCGACCGCGACGGCATGAGCGTGGCTGATCTGGACGCGAAGCTCGACGCGCTCTACGCCGGAACGCGCCTCGGCGACGCTGCGGCGCGCATGGCCCTGATCGAGGCCAGGCCAGCCGACTTCGAGCGATCGAGCGACAGCTTCGTGCAGTACGCCGTGGCCTTGTTTCCGGCGTTCGAGCGCCTGGACACCGAAGCCAAGGTGCGCTCCGGCAACGACGGCCGCTACCGCGCCGCCTACCTGGATGCGCTGATCGCGTTCCGTCAGGCGGAGGGCCGACCGGCCTATCCCGATGCCAACAACTCGTTGCGCGTCACCTACGGCACCGTCACTGGCTACTCGCCCAAGGACGGCGTCACCAACACCGAGTTCACCACGCTTGAAGGCGTGCTTGCCAAGGTCACCGACCAAGACCCGTTCCTGCACCCCAAGCGCGCGACCGAACTGATGCGCGCCAAGCACTACGGTCGCTACGCCGATCCCCGGCTGGGCACGGTTCCGGTCAACTTCCTGACCGACGTCGACATCACCGGTGGCAACTCCGGGTCGCCGACTCTGAACAAGCGCGGCGAACTGGTCGGGCTGGTGTTCGACGGCAACTGGGAGTCGGTCAGTGCCAGCTGGGTTTACAACCCGGCGCTGACGCGAGCCATCCACGTCGATATCCGCTACCTGCTGTGGATCATGGACGAGGTCGACCAGGCCGACCGGCTGATCCGGGAGATGGGGTTGCAGGCGGCCCCCTGA
- a CDS encoding type II toxin-antitoxin system Phd/YefM family antitoxin, giving the protein MRLTATRSERTVRTCTGVAPVELSLTELRQRLFELADRVLETGEAIIITRRGRKLRIVRDDEASTPYSRLAKLRLQELEIGPPLDPHESPARWSELDRVAEPPVEYAIGRKSGTGRSGKRVAAKPRPRSGKAPR; this is encoded by the coding sequence ATGCGGTTGACCGCGACGAGGTCCGAACGTACAGTACGTACCTGTACTGGAGTCGCCCCAGTGGAACTGTCCCTGACCGAATTGCGCCAACGCCTTTTCGAACTCGCTGATCGCGTGCTCGAGACCGGCGAAGCGATCATCATCACGCGTCGCGGCCGCAAGTTGCGCATCGTGCGCGACGACGAAGCCAGCACGCCCTATTCTCGACTTGCGAAATTGCGGCTCCAGGAGTTGGAGATCGGGCCGCCGCTTGATCCGCACGAATCGCCCGCCCGATGGTCCGAGCTGGATCGTGTCGCCGAACCTCCGGTTGAGTACGCGATCGGGCGAAAGTCAGGCACGGGCCGGTCCGGCAAGCGCGTGGCTGCCAAGCCGCGACCGCGTTCCGGAAAGGCCCCGCGATGA